One window of the Xiphias gladius isolate SHS-SW01 ecotype Sanya breed wild chromosome 11, ASM1685928v1, whole genome shotgun sequence genome contains the following:
- the ncapd3 gene encoding condensin-2 complex subunit D3, which produces MELISALQFLNLQEIPGAWVDSVWDLEFTERQPLDDTVEEKLTASGDQAFRNLYQCLLAHAAEQQQSAERGGASQSIWAILGENRVSVKSLVAVLSFFVLGGKAKAANVQQRVSSLHAASLYLLLLGIPGSIANKVFHEVLLDTCSDLTSHCWPQYAGKKRKKDGLKSSQAEGKRSKPQRRDTPEMEMEEAEEEEEELHFSGQDLMKIRDAVVLLVQSLLRLLQTFTLKDRPQIASNCTQIFTKLLYFEPVVGELTFATEQEISKLRSVPEMAFYGLQLLCSPKHGDQRESLRTVFHRLLYVILMMTKGNRGKPSLLVPSQAILSTRDQAIHFVCHLVDELKELAQPFLHILLQHICFQMVEKSEFRSHGAQAVGMLTSQMIGIDYACFIKWLFNFSRHSKMVCRLFSVDVVMVLLEQPERRPEDCQDPELACFLPHKFLIQNLLFARRMDESPTVQGHALACLAHCLELPSLNVTRAVHNLFSATGTQTVLDGEITEGSLSSQQTQKTYRTLPFRTVEISSTDSSGCDVKENLALLLRRVKDSKPNVRKSALQALVGLLKHDVIPTSWENLAILSERCRDPAVSVKKKALQCMGELLTAKPGCSVVQKAWLQGVVPAVMDSENSVQDKALEALDQVLLSQVKPYTASRHVDASQRLTWDLLGLLCHDCQNLSRYFSRAFAIWSKQNKFTATFITNLISHTEADHAAGAWLLLSKVVASSPKLPYGKILDAWDSMVSSKDVSVATCCHVLCVIGDIAAHLNEDTKDRIVSDLMSWLKTFSLSLDVISAAVETLYQLGRSEDIKQTQAFLNQHCGELVSVCEAYLAAIILSDKGAQNLNEELMIKHLHTLGVVSLHCPAKVGKRTVLLVESVLTAHSEKLAECQEELPASLPLLSQFKANSLPTRVRAHGVITLGKLCLQHEELVQKYLPVFARELEVGTEVAVRNNVVVIMCDLCVRYTNIVDHYIPNISACLRDNEAVIREQTLIMLTNLLQEEFVKWKGSLFFRFMVALVDPVPAIASLCEYCLLHLLLKKNPEMFSQHFIECIFHFNSYSKHKSYNKFPQTESEKVRFSLKGAQYREKRFRIYRFMLEHFTDAQRFNITNKINQTVLACFADEELPLDADGAEILSETFKIMSLKEMKLQAISSPTGVMAGEEPEEENMATMAKAVLQAAQKKVVSQVQKKAFIENTVPLIISLKSVLEQKRSPVQRDLMAYLQVTMQEYRNEVKEFFSGDEQLAAEVEFALKTAEREREMEQKMVNCTLTGGARTRTPQGSVQNSPTRSRPLHPFSFATPQPPRPNHLSVRLSQTDRRTYRSKQEQHVESKSITLEGTVMTKGAVNSRAISTPKGVNINLTFDEGVSAIFSDRGTSLVGESSVLHFQSNEQQAPRLRQWNVQSPLRQKKRSSKV; this is translated from the exons GGAGCATTGCCAACAAGGTTTTCCATGAGGTTTTGTTGGACACGTGTTCCGACTTGACCTCTCACTGCTGGCCTCAGTACGCTGGAAAAAAGCGCAAGAAGGACGGCCTGAAGAGTTCTCAGGCAGAGGGCAAACGCTCCAAACCGCAGCGGAGAGACACTCCAGAG ATGGAaatggaggaggcagaggaggaggaagaggagcttcATTTCTCTGGCCAGGATTTGATGAAGATCAGAGACGCTGTGGTTCTCCTGGTTCAAAGCCTCCTCAGACTCCTGCAGACATTTACACTCAAAGATAGACCACAGATTGCCAGCAACTGCACACAG atcttCACTAAGCTCCTTTACTTTGAGCCCGTCGTTGGAGAGCTGACCTTTGCCACTGAACA AGAGATCAGCAAGCTGAGGAGTGTTCCCGAGATGGCTTTCTACGGCCTGCAGCTGCTCTGCTCGCCAAAACATGGAGACCAGAGAGAA TCCCTGCGGACGGTTTTCCACCGGCTTCTCTACGTGATCCTGATGATGACTAAAGGCAACAGAGGGAAGCCCTCCCTTCTTGTACCCAGCCAGGCCATCCTCTCCACGCGTGACCAGGCCATCCATTTTGTGTG TCATCTTGTGGATGAGCTGAAGGAGCTGGCGCAACCTTTCCTGCATATCCTCCTGCAGCATATCTGCTTCCAG ATGGTGGAGAAAAGCGAGTTTCGAAGCCACGGAGCCCAGGCTGTGGGTATGCTGACGTCTCAGATGATAGGGATAGACTACGCCTGTTTCATCAAGTGGCTGTTTAATTTCTCCAGACACTCAAAG ATGGTGTGCCGGCTCTTCTCTGTGGACGTGGTGATGGTTCTCCTGGAGCAGCCAGAGAGGAGGCCGGAGGACTGTCAGGACCCGGAGCTTGCCTGCTTCCTGCCCCACAAGTTCCTGATCCAGAACCTGCTGTTCGCTCGGCGGATGGACGAATCGCCCACAGTCCAAGGCCACGCCCTTGCCTGTCTAGCCCATTGTCTGGAGCTGCCGTCACTCAACGTCACCCGGGCAGTCCACAACCTCTTCTCTGCCA CTGGAACCCAGACAGTATTGGACGGTGAAATCACAGAAG GAAGTCTAAGTTCCCAGCAGACTCAGAAAACCTACCGCACTCTGCCGTTCAGGACTGTGGAGATCAGCAGCACGGACAGCTCTGGCTGTGACG TGAAAGAAAACTTGGCTCTTCTCCTGCGGCGTGTAAAAGACTCTAAGCCTAACGTGAGGAAATCGGCACTGCAG GCCTTGGTGGGTCTCCTGAAACATGACGTGATCCCCACGAGCTGGGAGAACTTGGCTATTTTGTCGGAGCGTTGCAGAGACCCGGCTGTGTCTGTGAAGAAGAAGGCCCTGCAGTGCATGGGAGAGCTGCTCACC GCCAAACCAGGGTGCAGTGTGGTGCAGAAGGCGTGGCTGCAGGGTGTGGTGCCGGCTGTGATGGACTCTGAGAACTCTGTGCAGGACAAGGCCCTGGAGGCTCTGGACCAGGTGCTGCTCAGCCAGGTCAAGCCGTACACTGCCAGCCGCCACGTGGATGCTAGTCAGAGGCTGACCTGGGACCTGCTGGGCCTGCTCTGTCATGACTGCCAGAACCTCAG CCGATATTTCAGCAGGGCTTTCGCCATCTGGTCCAAACAGAACAAGTTCACAGCGACGTTCATCACCAACCTGATCTCACACACCGAGGCAGATCACGCTGCCGGGGCctggctgctgctctccaaGGTTGTCGCTTCCTCTCCCAAACTGCCCTACGGCAAGATCCTGGATGCCTGGGACAGCATGGTCAG TTCAAAGGACGTAAGTGTGGCAACCTGCTGTCATGTCCTGTGTGTGATAGGAGACATCGCTGCACATTTGAATGAAGATACTAAAGACAGGATAGTTA gtgaTCTCATGTCTTGGTTGAAGACTTTTAGTTTGTCTCTGGATGTGATCAGTGCTGCTGTGGAGACTCTTTATCAACTCGGCCGCAGTGAAGACATCAAACAGACTCAG GCTTTTCTGAACCAGCACTGTGGTGAGctggtgtctgtctgtgaggCTTATTTAGCCGCCATTATCCTGAGTGACAAGGGAGCCCAAAACCTCAATGAAGAGCTGATG ATAAAACACCTCCACACTCTGGGTGTGGTTTCACTCCACTGTCCTGCCAAGGTTGGCAAAAGGACGGTGCTGCTAGTGGAATCTGTCCTCACAGCACATTCTGAGAAACTGGCAG AGTGCCAGGAGGAGCTGCCAGCCTCGCTGCCTCTGCTGTCTCAGTTCAAAGCAAACTCTCTGCCTACCAGAGTCAGAGCCCATGGAGTCATTACTTTAG GTAAACTGTGTCTACAGCATGAGGAACTAGTCCAGAAGTACCTGCCAGTTTTTGCCAGGGAGCTGGAGGTCGGCACAGAGGTTGCCGTGCGCAACAATGTGGTGGTGATtatgtgtgatttgtgtgttcGATACACGAACATCGTGGATCACTACATACCCAACATCTCCGCCTGTCTGCGTGACAATGAAGCTGTCATTAGGGAGCAGACTCTCATCATGCTGACCAACCTGCTCCAG GAGGAATTTGTGAAATGGAAGGGGTCCCTCTTCTTCCGCTTCATGGTGGCGCTGGTTGACCCAGTCCCTGCCATCGCCAG TCTGTGTGAATATTGCCTGCTCcacctgctgctgaaaaagaaCCCAGAAATGTTCAGCCAGCACTTCATCGAGTGCATCTTCCACTTCAACTCCTACAGCAAACACAAGTCCTACAACAAGTTCCCTCAAACTGAGAG TGAAAAGGTCAGATTCTCCCTGAAAGGAGCCCAGTACCGTGAGAAGCGTTTTCGGATCTACCGCTTCATGTTAGAGCACTTCACAGACGCCCAGCGCTTCAACATCACCAACAAGATCAACCAGACCGTCTTAG catgctttgCGGATGAAGAGCTGCCTCTGGATGCCGACGGTGCGGAAATTTTGTCGGAGACCTTCAAAATCATGAGCCTGAAGGAGATGAAGCTGCAGGCCATATCTAGTCCAACAGGAGTCATGGCAGGGGAGGAACCAGAGGAGGAGAACATGGCCACCATGGCTAAGGCTGTCCTGCAGGCCGCTCAGAAGAAGGTGGTGTCCCAG GTCCAGAAGAAGGCCTTCATAGAGAACACGGTTCCTCTCATCATCAGCCTGAAGAGTGTGCTGGAGCAGAAACGTTCTCCTGTCCAAAGGGACCTCATGGCCTACCTTCAG GTGACAATGCAGGAGTACCGCAATGAGGTGAAGGAGTTTTTCTCTGGAGACGAACAGCTGGCAGCTGAGGTGGAGTTTGCTCTGAAGACggctgagagggagagagagatggagcaaAAGATGGTCAACTGCACCCTGACAGGAGGCGCTAGGACTCGAACACCACAG GGTTCAGTCCAGAATTCTCCTACGAGGTCCAGGCCGCTCCACCCATTTAGCTTTGCAACCCCGCAGCCGCCACGTCCAAACCACCTGTCTGTGAGACTGTCACAGACTGACAG acgTACATACAGATCAAAGCAGGAGCAACATGTCGAATCTAAGTCAATCACCCTGGAAGGAACAG tgaTGACTAAAGGAGCTGTGAATAGCAGAGCCATCAGCACACCAAAAG GTGTCAACATCAACTTAACTTTTGATGAGGGAGTCAGCGCAATCTTCAGTGACCGAGGAACAA GTCTTGTTGGGGAGAGCAGTGTTCTTCACTTTCAGTCAAATGAGCAGCA AGCTCCTCGACTGCGGCAGTGGAACGTGCAGTCTCCTCTCCGCCAGAAGAAAAGATCATCTAAAGTTTAG